One Fusarium poae strain DAOMC 252244 chromosome 4, whole genome shotgun sequence DNA window includes the following coding sequences:
- a CDS encoding hypothetical protein (BUSCO:11700at5125) gives MSNQSASGQGSIPHKSPRVLACVLCQHRKIKCDRNTPCSNCVKANVACTPSTPAPARKRRRPNQDLQERLARCENLLKQYADGSVPSPATMTQSPATNGSVHDAYPATPTNIDGQTKWKPTGKMVREEGGVRFMDSYLWANIHDELQAMREIVDTDDPEEASVMGSEDLSPDYDIDLLIPSDASNRSIEDHQPDPVHIFRLWQLFVDRVNPLTKIIHVPSVQPFALEMATDVNKIPLNYQALMFAIFTMATVSLSETECLQMLGTTRDQALRRYTIGTKLALTKFNFLKNYDMVALQALLLYLLSLQNRYDRHAAWILSGMVVRIAQKMGYHRDGDYLGLNPFETEMRRRMWWQIILQDAKNALVSGLSHSLLPSSWDTKMPQNVNDADLFPGSVEPIQPREGPTEMAFCMIGYQIAKFLVNAESLHGHPGLEAAVIDDFEGQDPSNVPSIQEYRELVDTLEANLLDVEARYIDPTAGNVHIAALSIRPMICSKMREILVPMREQPEWQTGEIRDKKDNLFKIVLMNNEHSTDAYGIMDETGFLWFLKFHFQIDIFTVMTKQLCQRPRGSLAARAWNMVEKIYHYHPELWDMTHKSNYIQAQTVLKAWDNREQAKREDGQILETPSFIYRIRDVISSESRTSEPSPQQPITHAPANTTQMTDLDPFLGNYLDVSTLNWDMWGPMTQPPPQQQTQLPMQLYGNFPMGNMG, from the exons ATGTCAAATCAAAGCGCGTCTGGCCAGGGCTCGATCCCTCACAAGTCACCTCGAGTCCTGGCCTGTGTCTTGTGTCAGCACCGAAAGATCAAGTGTGATCGAAACACGCCCTGTTCGAATTGCGTCAAG GCCAATGTCGCATGCACTCCCAGTACTCCAGCTCCTGCCAGGAAGCGCCGGAGACCAAATCAGGATCTTCAAGAACGTCTGGCGAGATGCGAGAATTTATTGAAGCAGTATGCCGATGGTTCTGTACCATCGCCAGCTACCATGACGCAATCGCCTGCTACTAATGGTTCTGTACATGATGCTTACCCTGCTACGCCGACCAACATTGATGGCCAGACCAAGTGGAAGCCAACAGGAAAGATGGTTAGAGAAGAGGGTGGTGTACGCTTCATGGATAGTTATCTTTGGGCCAATATCCACGATGAG CTTCAAGCTATGAGGGAGATTGTCGATACCGATGATCCAGAAGAAGCCAGTGTGATGGGCTCCGAGGACTTGAGTCCCGACTACGATATCGATCTTTTAATCCCATCAGACGCCTCGAACCGGTCTATCGAGGATCACCAACCTGATCCAGTTCACATCTTTAGACTCTGGCAATTGTTTGTTGACCGCGTCAACCCCTTGACCAAGATCATTCATGTCCCATCCGTCCAGCCATTTGCTTTAGAGATGGCTACCGATGTGAACAAGATCCCACTCAACTATCAGGCCCTGATGTTTGCCATCTTCACCATGGCGACAGTATCTCTATCCGAAACCGAATGTCTTCAGATGTTGGGAACTACCCGTGATCAAGCTTTGCGACGATATACCATTGGGACAAAGTTGGCACTGACCAAGTTCAACTTTCTAAAAAACTATGACATGGTGGCTCTGCAGGCCCTGCTGCTGTATTTG CTGTCTCTTCAAAACCGCTACGACCGCCATGCTGCATGGATTCTGAGCGGCATGGTTGTAAGAATTGCCCAGAAGATGGGTTACCATCGTGACGGTGACTATTTAGGACTCAACCCTTTCGAGACGGAGATGCGACGGCGCATGTGGTGGCAGATTATCCTACAAGACGCAAAGAATGCTCTGGTCTCTGGATTGAGTCATTCGCTTCTCCCAAGCAGCTGGGATACCAAGATGCCGCAAAACGTAAACGATGCCGATTTATTCCCTGGATCAGTTGAACCCATCCAACCTCGCGAAGGCCCGACAGAAATGGCATTTTGTATGATCGGCTATCAGATCGCAAAGTTTTTAGTCAACGCTGAATCTCTCCACGGCCATCCTGGTTTGGAAGCTGCTGTTATTGATGATTTTGAAGGTCAAGACCCCTCAAATGTTCCCAGTATCCAAGAGTACAGAGAACTGGTAGACACGCTGGAGGCAAATCTATTGGATGTGGAAGCCCGCTATATCGATCCGACCGCGGGAAATGTACATATTGCTGCCCTCAGCATTCGTCCAATGATCTGCAGTAAGATGAGGGAGATATTGGTACCTATGAGAGAACAGCCCGAGTGGCAGACTGGGGAAATCCGCGACAAAAAGGACAACCTCTTCAAGATTGTCTTGATGAACAACGAACACAGTACTGATGCTTACGGCATTATGGACGAAACGGGATTCCTTTGGTTCCTCAAATTCCATTTCCAGATCGACATCTTTACCGTCATGACGAAACAGCTTTGCCAACGACCGAGGGGCTCCCTTGCCGCCCGCGCTTGGAACATGGTTGAGAAGATCTATCATTACCACCCTGAACTCTGGGACATGACCCACAAGTCCAACTACATCCAAGCTCAAACAGTACTGAAGGCTTGGGACAACCGTGAACAAGcaaaaagagaagatggtcaGATTCTAGAAACACCAAGCTTTATCTATCGCATACGAGACGTTATATCGAGCGAAAGCCGAACTTCTGAGCCTTCGCCACAGCAGCCCATCACGCATGCCCCTGCAAATACTACCCAGATGACAGACCTCGATCCTTTCCTAGGCAATTATCTGGATGTTTCGACTCTTAACTGGGATATGTGGGGGCCCATGACCcagccaccaccacaacaACAAACCCAACTACCGATGCAATTATATGGCAATTTTCCAATGGGCAACATGGGCTAG
- a CDS encoding hypothetical protein (BUSCO:28629at5125), translating to MLRRLGPVLRRNVTTMSARKPPAAPLVVVLGSTGTGKSDLAVELATRLNGEIINADAMQLYNGLPIITNKITAQEQRGVPHHLLGHISLDEQPWDVDDFKREATRTIREIRERGRLPILVGGSQYYVDPILFKEVILDDLELDTTKSFPILQESAEVMLHELRKVDPVMAERWHPKDRRKIQRSLEIYLRSGKRASEYYAEQQARKEAAQKDANKEPWENLLFWVYSEREVLTERLDKRVDKMQTSGLMGEVRELYDFKHKKEAEGQKVDMTKGIWQSIGYKQFEPYLSAIDEGREAAELAKLKSAGLDKMKAATRQYASYQTRWIRLKQIPRIREVGPEAMGNLYLLDSTDVSAYGKNVVEPAVQLAQQFLRGEERPRPTEISALAQEVLTQVGNPPPKATPCKRVCEICHTTLLTEEAWKQHLRSSTHRRVVRRKARTALVPVEQKKEKIEKTREDEADSGPELGSMFSK from the exons ATGCTTCGCCGCCTGGGTCCTGTACTCAGGCGAAATGTCACTACAATGTCTGCGAGAAAACCTCCGGCTGCACCTCTTGTGGTTGTGCTAGGATCTACGGGCACGGGCAAGTCAGAT TTGGCAGTCGAACTTGCAACCCGATTGAATGGAGAAATCATCAACGCTGATGCTATGCAATTATACAACGGCCTACCAATCATCACTAACAAAATTACAGCTCAAGAGCAACGTGGTGTTCCTCACCATCTTCTTGGTCATATATCCCTGGATGAGCAACCATGGGATGTTGACGACTTTAAGCGAGAAGCTACTCGCACCATACGAGAGATTCGCGAACGAGGCAGATTACCTATTCTTGTAGGCGGATCGCAGTATTATGTCGATCCGATTCTCTTCAAAGAGGTTATTCTGGACGACCTAGAGCTGGACACCACCAAGTCGTTTCCCATCTTACAGGAGTCGGCCGAAGTTATGCTTCATGAGCTCCGAAAAGTTGACCCTGTCATGGCCGAAAGGTGGCACCCCAAGGATCGTCGAAAAATCCAACGTTCTTTGGAGATCTACTTGAGAAGCGGCAAGCGAGCATCAGAATACTATGCTGAACAACAAGCCCGCAAAGAAGCCGCACAAAAAGACGCCAACAAGGAACCTTGGGAGAACCTGTTGTTCTGGGTCTACTCTGAGCGAGAGGTGTTGACGGAGCGTCTGGATAAGCGAGTAGACAAGATGCAAACTAGTGGACTCATGGGTGAAGTACGAGAGCTTTACGATTTCAAGCACAAAAAAGAAGCAGAGGGTCAAAAGGTCGACATGACAAAGGGCATATGGCAGTCAATTGGCTACAAGCAATTTGAACCGTACTTATCTGCCATCGACGAAGGGCGAGAAGCTGCCGAGCTTGCGAAATTAAAGAGCGCCGGACTCGATAAGATGAAGGCGGCAACAAGACAATACGCCAGCTACCAAACTCGCTGGATCAGACTCAAGCAAATTCCACGGATACGCGAGGTTGGCCCAGAAGCTATGGGGAATTTATATCTCCTAGACAGCACCGATGTTTCTGCATATGGCAAAAATGTGGTTGAGCCTGCGGTCCAGCTGGCACAGCAGTTCCTTCGAGGAGAAGAACGTCCACGGCCGACAGAGATATCTGCACTTGCTCAAGAGGTTCTTACACAAGTTGGCAACCCTCCTCCTAAAGCAACACCGTGCAAACGAGTTTGCGAAATTTGTCACACGACATTGTTGACAGAGGAGGCCTGGAAGCAGCATTTGAGAAGTTCGACTCACAGGCGTGTTGTTCGCAGGAAGGCGAGGACGGCTCTTGTGCCGGTGGAacagaaaaaggaaaagataGAGAAGACTCGAGAAGATGAGGCAGACTCTGGTCCAGAGCTGGGGTCCATGTTCTCGAAATGA
- the SEC61 gene encoding translocon subunit (TransMembrane:10 (i33-55o75-99i120-139o145-167i174-195o244-265i285-311o361-380i416-434o440-458i)~BUSCO:19631at5125): protein MSSLRFLDLVKPFVPFLPEVQQPETKIPFNQKLMWTALTLLIFLVMSQMPLYGIVSSDNSDPLYWLRMVIASNRGTLMELGITPIISSGMVFQLLAGTHMIDVNLDLKSDRELYQTAQKLLAFILSAGTATVYVFSGLYGPPSDLGAGIVFLLILQLVVAGMIVILLDELLQKGYGLGSGISLFIATNICESIMWKAFSPTTINTGRGPEFEGAVIALFHLLFTWPNKQRALQEAFYRQNLPNIMNLLATIAVFAAVIYLQGFRVEIPVKSSRQRGARGSYPVRLFYTSNMPIMLQSALSSNVFLISQMLYSRFSENLLVRLFGVWEAKDGSSQLHAASGLVYYMSPPQSMKDALLDPIHMSAYIIYMLGACALFSKTWIEVSGSSPRDVAKQLKDQGLVMAGHRDQSMYKELKRIIPTAAAFGGACIGALSVTSDLLGALGSGTGTLLAVTIIYGYFEIAAKEGDMSGMKGMIMG, encoded by the exons ATGAGTTCCC TCCGATTCCTCGACCTGGTCAAACCGTTCGTGCCGTTCCTCCCAGAGGTTCAGCAGCCGGAGACCAAGATTCCTTTCAACCAGAAGCTTATGTGGACGGCCCTCaccctcctcatcttcctgGTCATGAGCCAGATGCCTCTCTACGGTATCGTCTCTTCCGACAACTCGGATCCTCTATACTGGCTGCGAATGGTTATCGCGAGTAACCGTGGTACTCTGATGGAGTTGGGTATCACCCCCATCATCTCCTCTGGCATGGTTTTCCAGCTTCTTGCTGGCACCCACATGATCGACGTCAACCTTGACCTCAAGTCCGACCGAGAGCTTTACCAGACCGCCCAGAAGCTTCTGGCTTTCATCCTCTCCGCCGGTACCGCCACTGTCTACGTCTTCTCCGGTCTCTACGGACCTCCTTCCGACCTTGGTGCCGGTATTGTCTTCCTTCTGATCCTCCAGCTGGTTGTTGCTGGTATGATTGTTATCCTCCTCGATGAGTTGCTCCAGAAGGGCTACGGTCTTGGCAGCGGTATCTCCCTGTTCATTGCCACCAACATCTGCGAGTCCATCATGTGGAAGGCTTTCTCCCccaccaccatcaacacTGGCCGTGGTCCCGAGTTTGAGGGTGCTGTTATTGCCCTCTTCCACCTTCTCTTCACCTGGCCCAACAAGCAGCGAGCTCTCCAGGAGGCTTTCTACCGCCAGAACCTTCCCAACATCATGAACCTCCTGGCCACCATTGCCGTCTTCGCCGCTGTCATCTACCTCCAGGGTTTCCGTGTCGAGATCCCCGTCAAGTCTTCTCGCCAGCGTGGTGCTCGTGGTTCTTACCCCGTTCGCCTGTTCTACACCTCCAACATGCCCATCATGCTGCAGTCCGCTCTCTCTTCCAACGTCTTCCTTATCAGCCAGATGCTCTACTCTCGCTTCTCTGAGAACCTCCTCGTCCGTCTTTTCGGTGTCTGGGAGGCTAAGGATGGTTCTTCCCAGCTCCACGCTGCTTCCGGTCTCGTCTACTACATGTCTCCTCCCCAGAGCATGAAGGACGCTCTCCTCGACCCTATCCACATGAGCGCCTACATCATCTACATGCTCGGTGCTTGTGCTCTCTTCTCCAAGACTTGGATCGAGGTTTCCGGCTCCAGCCCTCGTGATGTTGCCAAGCAGCTCAAGGATCAGGGTCTTGTTATGGCCGGTCACCGTGACCAGTCCATGTACAAGGAGCTCAAGCGCATCATTCCTACTGCCGCCGCTTTCGGTGGTGCTTGCATTGGTGCCCTCTCTGTCACCAGCGACCTTCTCGGCGCTCTTGGCTCTGGTACCGGTACTCTCCTTGCTGTCAC AATTATCTACGGCTACTTTGAAATCGCCGCCAAGGAGGGTGATATGTCTGGTATGAAGGGCATGATCATGGGCTAA